The segment TGCATGATGTTGAAGCCGATGCCGGCCATGGTGGCGCCGAGCAGCAGGGTCAGCGGCAGCGCCTGCCACCATGCCCGGGCAAGGAAGACCAGTCCGATGTAGGCGGCGACGAAAGCGGCCAGGATGATCGCGGTCTTCGCGTACATCGAAGCGGCATCGCGCTGCGCGCAACCCCGCGCCCGGAAATCGGCCTCGACCCGGCGCCGCAGTTCGCGCTGAAACGTGTTGTCGCCACTGAATCCCAGTCGTTCGCTGGTGGCGGGCGGGGGGCGACGCGTATCGTCCCGGCGTTGGGTGGACCCGTGGGACATGTCGCGGCTTTCCAGGCGGAACGGACACCGATGGTAGCCGCTATCCCGGTCGCCCCGTGTGACCGGGGCAATAGTCAGGCGTTACCGGCCAGCAGCAGGGCCAGGCCCAGCACCGCAGGCGCGGCCTGGATCCACAACACCTTGCGCGTGGCGGTCAGCCCCCCGTAGAGCCCGGCCACCAGCACGCAGCCGAGGAAGAACGTCTTCACGTGCAGGCCCTCGGCACCGCCCAGCCACAGGCCCCAGACCAGCCCGGCGGCGAGAAAG is part of the Dyella thiooxydans genome and harbors:
- a CDS encoding DUF1304 domain-containing protein → MALAASIVIAIIALLHLWFLVLEMFLWNRPAGRRAFGLTAEFAEQSKVLAANQGLYNGFLAAGLVWGLWLGGAEGLHVKTFFLGCVLVAGLYGGLTATRKVLWIQAAPAVLGLALLLAGNA